The Castanea sativa cultivar Marrone di Chiusa Pesio chromosome 11, ASM4071231v1 genome contains a region encoding:
- the LOC142614990 gene encoding squamosa promoter-binding-like protein 8, with translation MLDYEWSNPSTMMLTGEEEPGPDSDHTRQIFDHYTQQQHHHQQQQPFHDHTGFNLHHHQHHHQTTATNTGFSHAHANFNPHQTQTQTHSQFHSLYDPRAYSSASAAAAAYNQQAPQLLSLDPLPGAAVGSGAAGYLVVPKSEDASSRPPVDFVSRIGLNLGGRTYFSSAEDEFVNRLYRRARPANEPGSGNSPRCQAEGCNADLTHAKHYHRRHKVCEFHSKASTVLAAGLTQRFCQQCSRFHLLSEFDNGKRSCRKRLADHNRRRRKTQQPNQENQKSQPDNAQNSSMGNLTRSPPDSGAPSSSSVTVAVSPPRMSLDCFRQRPYQATASSASSSSLFFSSG, from the exons atgctggaCTACGAATGGAGCAACCCGAGTACAATGATGTTAACGGGCGAAGAAGAACCCGGCCCGGATTCCGACCATACCCGCCAAATCTTCGACCACTACACCcaacaacaacatcatcatcagCAACAACAACCTTTTCACGACCACACTGGTTTCaaccttcatcatcatcaacatcatcatcaaaCCACAGCAACTAATACCGGTTTCTCTCACGCGCACGCGAATTTCAACCCGcaccaaacccaaacccaaacccactcGCAATTCCACTCACTGTACGATCCACGCGCTTACTCAAGCGCgtctgctgctgctgctgcttaCAACCAGCAAGCTCCCCAGCTACTCTCCCTCGACCCCTTACCCGGCGCCGCCGTGGGGAGCGGCGCCGCCGGGTACCTCGTAGTCCCGAAGAGCGAGGACGCCTCGTCTCGTCCCCCAGTGGACTTCGTGTCCAGAATTGGCCTCAACCTCGGCGGCCGGACCTATTTCTCTTCCGCCGAGGACGAGTTCGTGAACCGGCTCTACCGCCGCGCTAGACCGGCCAACGAACCCGGTTCGGGCAACTCCCCTAGGTGTCAAGCTGAAGGGTGCAATGCCGATCTCACTCATGCCAAACACTACCACCGCCGCCACAAGGTCTGTGAGTTTCACTCCAAAGCCTCCACCGTACTCGCCGCCGGGTTGACTCAGCGATTCTGCCAGCAGTGTAGCAG GTTCCATCTTCTTTCGGAGTTTGATAATGGAAAACGTAGCTGCCGAAAGAGACTGGCCGACCACAATCGTCGCAGGCGAAAAACTCAACAACCTAATCAAGAAAATCAGAAGTCTCAACCCGACAATGCCCAGAATTCATCAATGGGTAATCTCACAA GGTCCCCGCCTGACTCTGGAGCTCCCTCATCATCGTCGGTGACCGTAGCAGTCTCACCGCCACGAATGTCGTTGGATTGCTTCAGGCAACGACCTTATCAGGCAACAGCTTCATCAGCCTCGTCAAGCTCACTTTTTTTCTCAAGTGGGtaa